AGAGAGTGAAGGGCGTCTCGAAGTTCGGCTTCGTGCCCTGCTTTGGCGACGAAGACCGGCATTAGCCAGACTCCTGCCGTCTCTTGGCGGTCCGGGAGGGGATTGAGCATCAGTCTTCCTTAGTGATGGTCGGTGAGTTTGGGAGGGACGGTTCTTGGCCGTCCCTCCCAAGAGGATCAATCGGTGATCAGTGGAACCTGGACCCATGACTCTTTTTGAGCGGATTCGACGATGGCGTCGTCGATGAGCGCGGTCTGGTAGCCGTCGGCGAAATTGGGGCTTACTGATCCGCCTTCTGCGATGGCCTTGAAGAAGTCGTACGCTTCGATGATCTTCGTTTCCCCATAACCGATGCCTAGAGCTGGAATGGGCCAGAGGCCTTCTCCGTATGGGTGAGCCGGCCCCGTGTACACGGTCCGGAATCCCCGGCGGTCGGCCTGGTCCGAAGCGAAGCACACTTGCAGCTCGTCGCGTCGTTCGTAGTTGAAGACGATGCTGCCTTCCGTTCCATGGATTTCGAAGGTGATGTAGTTGTTCCTCCCATGCGCGTTACGTGTCGCCTCGACGGATCCCACGGCTCCATTTGCGAAGCGAATCATCGTCATGACTTCGTCGTCGACGTCAACCTGGCCACGCGGGCCTTCACCGCCGCGAACGGTGCCAAGTGCATCGGCACCGCCTGTTTGGAGGGGGCGCTCCGGGATCCAGGTCGACAGGACAGCATTGACGGCGCTGAACTCTCCGACAAGATACCTGGCCATGTCAATGACGTGTGTTGCGATGTCGCCAAGGGCGCCGGAACCGGCGACCGACTTCTGGAAACGCCAGGACAAGGGGGAGTTGGGGTCGGCGCTCCAGTCCTGCAGATAGGTTCCGCGGAAGCTGAGGATGCGGCCTATGGATCCTTCCTCAATGTACTTCTTCGCCAGCGCGACTGCGGGGGTCCGCCGGTAGTTGAATGCGACCATGTGGACGATATTGGCGTCTTTGACCGCATCGTACATAGCCTTGGCTTCTTCGCCTGTGCGTGCAAGCGGCTTTTCGCAGATGATGTGCTTGCCTGCTTCGGCGGCGGCTATGGCGATTTCGGCGTGGAGGTGGTTGGGCGTGGCGATGTCTACGACGTCGATGTCCGGATCGTCGATGATGCTGCGCCAGTCCGACGTGGAGTTCTCGAAGCCGAAGCGGCGGGCCGCTTCGGCAGCCAGTTCCGTGTTGGCTTCAGCGATGACTTTGCGGACCGGGAGCGCCGGTGCTGGCCAAAAGAACATGGGCATGGCGGCGTAAGCGAGGGAGTGGGCCTTGCCCATGAAGCCGCCTCCGATGAGGCCGACGTTGAGGTTTTGCATCTGGATCTTGTTCCTTCCGGAAGAAAGCGGGAGGTGCCGATTGCGGCTTTCCCTTGCGGTCAAAGTGGTGGATGGTTAGAGGAGCTTCTCGAGGTACTTCATACTCAGTTCGGCAGCTTCCCGGGGGTCCCCGTCGTAGTTGTCGAGTTCGACCATGAGCCAGCTGTCGTATCCGCTCTCTCGGATTGCGGCGAGGATGTCCGGGAAGTCGAGTTCGCCCTGGCCCAGGGGGAGGAAAGTAAACGGGTCTTGCCGGAAGTCCTTGAGGTGGACATGTCGGATTCTGTCGGGGTACTTCCGGATGACCGCGGCCGGGTCCGCTCCGCCGGCCGCGAGATGGGCGGTGTCCGGGCAGAAGCCGATTCGGGTCAGCGGCATCAGCTTGTCCAGCTCGTCCGGGCTTTCGACGATCGTGGTCAGGTGCGGGTGGTAGCTTGCTGACAGCCCGAAACTTTCCGCGATGTCCGTCACGCTGTCCAGCGCCCGGCCGAGGCGGTGGTAGTCCTCGTCTGTGGTACCTGCTGCGCGCCGTGCTCCACCTCCGACTACCAGTCGGTCAGCTCCGAAGTTCGCTGCTAGTTCGGCAGAGCGGTGGATTCTGTGCAGTTCATCGGGAAGGATGTCGGCATAGATGAAATTGGCGCCGGTATACACGCTAGTCAGGGAGACCCCGGAGCTGTTCAGGAGCTCTTTAAGCACCTCGGGCTTGTCTGCGTATTCCGCAAGGTTGCCGTCGAACATCTCGACGCCTTCGTATCCGACAGATGCGATGTCGTGGATGGCGTCCTTCATGGATCCGTGGGTTAGGTAGAAGAGGTCTTTGACGCTTGTCACGCCTCCGGGATGGCCGACAACGCCACCCCAAGTGATGGAACAGTAACCAAGTTTCATTGCTTTTGCCTTTCAACTTCCGAAGGAAGGTTGGAAATATTAGAGGGGGATGTAGGTCCGGGGACGTTGACCCACACCTGCCGGGCGGCGGAGGTAACCAGTGCCTCAGTGAGGCGGGCTGCCCGGAGTCCGTCCCGAAAGGTGGGCAGCCCTTCGGGTTCTTGACCCTGGACGGCCGCATATGCGTCCGCGACAAAGGCATTGAAGCTGTCCTGGTATCCCTGCGGATGACCCGGGGGGAGCCTGTTGTAGCGGCGTCCGCCAGAGGTGGTGAGGGTTTGCGGTCCGACGGCGATTTGGGAACTGGAGTCCGTGCGGCCGATGTGAAGTGTGTCCGGCCGCTCCTGGTTGAAGCTGAATGACGCTTCGGTCCCGTCGAACGAGAACCACAGGCGGTTTTTTCGGCCCGGGCTCACCTGGCTGACTACCAGGGAGCCTGCGGCTCCGTGGTCGGTCTCGAATAGGAGCGCGGCCCCGTCCTCGGTAGCCACGGAGGACAACTGTCCTCCGGTTTCGCGTTGGTCGTAAGCCCGGCTGGTCTTGGCCACTAGTCTGGTGATTCTGTGCCCTGTGGTGAATTCCATCAGGTCGCACCAGTGCACGCCGATGTCACCGAATGCCCTGGAGGCTCCTCCGAGCGTCGAATCGACCCGCCAGTTTGTGGCGTCTGCGCCGGCCAGCCAATCCTGAAGGTACGAGCCGTGGAGCAGCCAGAGCCGGCCGGCGTCACCGCGGAGGATACGATCGCGTGCTTCGCGAACGGCCGGATAGAACCGGTAGACGAAGGGCACAGCCGTGACGACGCCTGCCCTGTCCGCGAGGTCGGTCAGTTCGAGGGCGTCCTCAACACTGGTCGCGAGGGGCTTCTCACAAACCACGGCTTTCCCGGCTGCGATGGCCTTGCGTGCGAGGTCGGCGTGAGTGGTGTTGGGGGTGCAGATGTGTACGACATCCACGTCGTCTCTTGCGATCAGCGCCTCGGGGGACTCTGCCGCGGTTCGGGCGCCGAGTCCGGCTGCCGCTGCCTCAGCGGCAGCCGGACTGCGCCCGGCGACTGCACTGACTTCGCCCCCCGCTGCGCGCACTGCGTGCGCGTGGACGGAGCCCATGAATCCTGTACCGATAATTCCGGCTCGTAGTTTTAAGGTCACGGGTGCTATTTCTTCCGGGCGAGGGCGACGGCCAGGATGATGATGGCGCCGCGGACCACCTGCTGCTGGCTGCTGTCGAGGCCGGCCAGGATCAGTCCGTTGTTGATCAAGCCAATCAGGAGGGCGCCGAAGAGCGTTCCCATGATGGAGCCAAATCCGCCGAACAGGCTTGTCCCGCCGAGGATGACGGCGGCGATGGCGGAGAGCTCATCGCCCGATCCCCACTGGAAGCGGCCGGACTGGAGGCGGCCGGCGTACAGCATGCCGGCAACGCTCGCGACCATGCCGGAGATGAGGAGCACCTGGAATTTGATTCGTTTGGTGTTGATGCCCGTGAATTCCGCGGCGTTGCGGTTACCGCCGGTAGCTAGGACCTGTCGGCCGAACTTGGTGCGGTTCAGTACGACGGCGCCGATGGCAACGAAGATGGCGCTCCAGACAACCAGGCCCGGTACGGGGCCGAAGTCACCGGATCCGAACAGCATGTTGAAGGTGTCATTCAGGATCGGCTGGGGGGCTGAGGCCGTGATCCACTGGGCGACTCCGACGGCGATACCCAGCATGCCGAGCGTCACGAGGAAGGAGGGGATGCCAAGGAGACTGACCAGTGCGCCATTTATTGACCCGACCACGAGGCCGACGGCAAGGCCGGCGAGGATTCCGGGGATCAGGCCCCACTGGGACAACGCCATGGCCGTGCAGACGCTGGACAACCCGGCCACCGATCCGACGCTTAGGTCGATTTCTGCACAAGAGATGACGTATGTCATACCTACGGCGATGACGGTGATTGTGGCAGTTTGCCGGAAAATGTTCAGCAGGTTGTTCGGCGACAGGAAGCCCTGATCGCGGAGCAGAATGGCGAAGAAGAGGAAGACGACGACAAAGCCGATGTAGATGACGTAACGTCGCCAGTCGAGTTCTTTCAGGATGGTGCCGAAATTGCGTGGTGCCGCGGTGTCCCGGGGCGCGATGGTGTTTGCCTTGCTCACTGTTCAGACTCCCTGGACTGCAAGTTGGAGATATTCCTCGTCAGCGATCTCGCTGCGGGGGATGTCGCGGAT
Above is a window of Arthrobacter sp. FB24 DNA encoding:
- a CDS encoding Gfo/Idh/MocA family protein; translated protein: MTLKLRAGIIGTGFMGSVHAHAVRAAGGEVSAVAGRSPAAAEAAAAGLGARTAAESPEALIARDDVDVVHICTPNTTHADLARKAIAAGKAVVCEKPLATSVEDALELTDLADRAGVVTAVPFVYRFYPAVREARDRILRGDAGRLWLLHGSYLQDWLAGADATNWRVDSTLGGASRAFGDIGVHWCDLMEFTTGHRITRLVAKTSRAYDQRETGGQLSSVATEDGAALLFETDHGAAGSLVVSQVSPGRKNRLWFSFDGTEASFSFNQERPDTLHIGRTDSSSQIAVGPQTLTTSGGRRYNRLPPGHPQGYQDSFNAFVADAYAAVQGQEPEGLPTFRDGLRAARLTEALVTSAARQVWVNVPGPTSPSNISNLPSEVERQKQ
- a CDS encoding sugar phosphate isomerase/epimerase family protein translates to MKLGYCSITWGGVVGHPGGVTSVKDLFYLTHGSMKDAIHDIASVGYEGVEMFDGNLAEYADKPEVLKELLNSSGVSLTSVYTGANFIYADILPDELHRIHRSAELAANFGADRLVVGGGARRAAGTTDEDYHRLGRALDSVTDIAESFGLSASYHPHLTTIVESPDELDKLMPLTRIGFCPDTAHLAAGGADPAAVIRKYPDRIRHVHLKDFRQDPFTFLPLGQGELDFPDILAAIRESGYDSWLMVELDNYDGDPREAAELSMKYLEKLL
- a CDS encoding Gfo/Idh/MocA family protein; this encodes MQNLNVGLIGGGFMGKAHSLAYAAMPMFFWPAPALPVRKVIAEANTELAAEAARRFGFENSTSDWRSIIDDPDIDVVDIATPNHLHAEIAIAAAEAGKHIICEKPLARTGEEAKAMYDAVKDANIVHMVAFNYRRTPAVALAKKYIEEGSIGRILSFRGTYLQDWSADPNSPLSWRFQKSVAGSGALGDIATHVIDMARYLVGEFSAVNAVLSTWIPERPLQTGGADALGTVRGGEGPRGQVDVDDEVMTMIRFANGAVGSVEATRNAHGRNNYITFEIHGTEGSIVFNYERRDELQVCFASDQADRRGFRTVYTGPAHPYGEGLWPIPALGIGYGETKIIEAYDFFKAIAEGGSVSPNFADGYQTALIDDAIVESAQKESWVQVPLITD
- a CDS encoding ABC transporter permease gives rise to the protein MSKANTIAPRDTAAPRNFGTILKELDWRRYVIYIGFVVVFLFFAILLRDQGFLSPNNLLNIFRQTATITVIAVGMTYVISCAEIDLSVGSVAGLSSVCTAMALSQWGLIPGILAGLAVGLVVGSINGALVSLLGIPSFLVTLGMLGIAVGVAQWITASAPQPILNDTFNMLFGSGDFGPVPGLVVWSAIFVAIGAVVLNRTKFGRQVLATGGNRNAAEFTGINTKRIKFQVLLISGMVASVAGMLYAGRLQSGRFQWGSGDELSAIAAVILGGTSLFGGFGSIMGTLFGALLIGLINNGLILAGLDSSQQQVVRGAIIILAVALARKK